One Agrococcus jenensis genomic region harbors:
- a CDS encoding DivIVA domain-containing protein — protein MALTPDDVVHKRFETTRFRDGYDQDEVDDFLDEVVTELRRLTEENDALRAENATLRSGGEVASSVVQAPIDTAELDGLRAENEQLKQQLAERAAAPAEAPAEPQQQQEEQPAPIAEAPAPAAAGSTEANSLIALATRLHDEHVAAGEARRDELIAAAEAAAQQIEDDAQQRKVVLEQEFDDQKGKLEQQKTALEAKIDELKSFERDYRLKLRGYIESQLRDLDRSSSLAFGGQGGS, from the coding sequence ATGGCTCTGACTCCTGACGACGTCGTCCACAAGCGCTTCGAGACGACGCGCTTCCGGGACGGCTACGACCAGGACGAGGTCGACGACTTCCTCGACGAGGTGGTCACGGAGCTGCGACGCCTCACCGAGGAGAACGACGCGCTCCGCGCCGAGAACGCCACGCTCCGGTCCGGCGGCGAGGTCGCCTCCTCGGTCGTCCAGGCTCCCATCGACACCGCAGAGCTCGACGGCCTCCGCGCCGAGAACGAGCAGCTCAAGCAGCAGCTCGCCGAGCGCGCAGCCGCGCCCGCCGAGGCGCCCGCAGAGCCCCAGCAGCAGCAGGAGGAGCAGCCCGCGCCGATCGCCGAGGCGCCCGCGCCCGCAGCGGCCGGCAGCACCGAGGCCAACAGCCTCATCGCCCTCGCCACGCGCCTGCACGACGAGCACGTCGCGGCGGGCGAGGCGCGTCGCGACGAGCTCATCGCCGCGGCCGAGGCCGCCGCGCAGCAGATCGAGGACGACGCCCAGCAGCGCAAGGTCGTGCTCGAGCAGGAGTTCGACGACCAGAAGGGCAAGCTCGAGCAGCAGAAGACCGCGCTCGAGGCGAAGATCGACGAGCTCAAGAGCTTCGAGCGCGACTACCGCCTCAAGCTGCGCGGCTACATCGAGAGCCAGCTGCGCGACCTCGACCGCTCGTCCTCGCTCGCCTTCGGCGGCCAGGGCGGAAGCTGA
- the lspA gene encoding signal peptidase II produces MLGLVLGTAVVVWVADLLSKEWVLASMAEGEQRAVLGELLQWHFVRNPGAAFSFAAGSTWIFTILAAAVVVFIVTQLRSIRSPLWAIAFGGLLGGTLGNLTDRLTREPGFFVGHVIDFIQVWGFPAIFNIADIFIVSSMIGVVLLVLLNIGLDGVRRTDEPKRERAVDLDATQPLDPEDRP; encoded by the coding sequence ATGCTGGGCCTCGTCCTCGGGACCGCTGTCGTCGTCTGGGTCGCCGACCTGCTCTCGAAGGAGTGGGTCCTCGCCTCGATGGCGGAGGGCGAGCAGCGGGCGGTGCTCGGCGAGCTGCTGCAGTGGCACTTCGTCCGCAACCCCGGCGCGGCCTTCTCGTTCGCGGCCGGCTCGACCTGGATCTTCACGATCCTGGCCGCCGCGGTCGTGGTCTTCATCGTCACGCAGCTGCGCAGCATCCGCTCGCCGCTCTGGGCGATCGCGTTCGGCGGCCTGCTCGGCGGCACGCTCGGCAACCTGACCGACCGGCTGACGCGCGAGCCCGGCTTCTTCGTCGGGCACGTGATCGACTTCATCCAGGTGTGGGGCTTCCCGGCGATCTTCAACATCGCCGACATCTTCATCGTCTCGTCGATGATCGGCGTCGTGCTGCTCGTGCTCCTGAACATCGGGCTCGACGGCGTGCGCCGCACGGACGAGCCGAAGCGCGAGCGAGCGGTCGACCTCGACGCGACGCAACCGCTCGACCCGGAGGACCGGCCCTGA
- a CDS encoding RluA family pseudouridine synthase, translated as MESRFLQVPPGLDGTRADSGLAKLLGLSRTAVVTMLDDGGAVQDGTVLGKSDRLRADAWLDLSWRPREEPRLVATPVPDLGIVHDDDDIVVVDKPAGVAAHPSVGWQGPTVVGALAAAGFQVATSGAAERQGVVHRLDAGTSGLMVVAKSERAYSALKAAFHDREVEKIYHAAVQGHPDPLTGTIDAPIGRHPSHEWRFAVVSSGKHAITHYETLEAYRGGSLLEIELETGRTHQIRVHMAAHRHPCLGDTMYGADPTVAARLGLSRQWLHAMRLGFRHPGTGERVVFESTYPADLAAALEQLRQE; from the coding sequence ATGGAGTCCCGCTTCCTGCAGGTGCCCCCGGGCCTCGACGGCACCCGCGCCGATTCCGGGCTCGCCAAGCTGCTCGGCCTGTCGCGCACCGCGGTCGTGACGATGCTCGACGACGGCGGTGCCGTCCAGGACGGCACGGTGCTCGGCAAGTCGGACCGGCTGCGCGCCGACGCGTGGCTCGACCTCAGCTGGCGGCCGCGCGAGGAGCCGCGGCTCGTCGCGACGCCCGTGCCGGACCTCGGCATCGTGCACGACGACGACGACATCGTGGTGGTCGACAAGCCCGCAGGCGTGGCAGCGCACCCGAGCGTCGGCTGGCAGGGGCCGACCGTCGTCGGCGCGCTCGCCGCCGCCGGCTTCCAGGTCGCCACGTCCGGGGCCGCCGAGCGGCAGGGCGTCGTCCACCGGCTCGACGCCGGCACCAGCGGGCTCATGGTGGTCGCGAAGAGCGAGCGCGCCTACTCGGCGCTCAAGGCGGCGTTCCACGACCGCGAGGTCGAGAAGATCTACCACGCCGCCGTGCAGGGCCACCCGGATCCGCTCACCGGCACGATCGATGCGCCGATCGGCCGGCACCCGAGCCACGAGTGGCGCTTCGCGGTGGTGTCGAGCGGCAAGCACGCGATCACCCACTACGAGACGCTCGAGGCGTATCGCGGCGGCAGCCTGCTCGAGATCGAGCTCGAGACCGGCCGCACCCACCAGATCCGCGTGCACATGGCGGCCCACCGGCATCCGTGCCTCGGCGACACGATGTACGGCGCCGACCCCACCGTCGCCGCCCGGCTCGGCCTCTCGCGGCAGTGGCTGCACGCCATGCGGCTCGGCTTCCGGCACCCGGGGACGGGGGAGCGGGTGGTCTTCGAGTCGACCTACCCGGCCGACCTCGCGGCCGCGCTGGAGCAGCTCCGCCAGGAGTGA